The nucleotide window GAAACTGTGAGCTCGCGTAATTAATAATGTAAGGTACATTAAATATGTCCCAAAAAGTTAACGCCATGCCCAAGGACAAAATTATTAGTTTCCAGTTCATGAGAGAAAAGTTTACTTATACTATTTAAACCTTCCTACTCAGATTGGTACCTGGTTCGATAAGTTACCGTGAATTTAGGGAGTTAGGGTGAATAGTCAAGGGCCATGAAGTACCCCCTTGCCACTGCCATCCCTATGGTCGGCTGTGTCCTACGAAAGTCCCTGATCTCAACCTGTCCGCGACCGTCCTCCACCACCTGTATACCCCTCTCCTTGTACGCCTCTTGTAACAGGTGTTTTCTAGTCCTGTCAAGACCCCTTAGACTCCTCTCAGTTATTGCTACTTTATTGCTCTCGGACCAAGCGAAGGCGTAGTCGTGATAGGCGAAAAGGTTGGAGTCGATCAGGATCTCCTTTCCGCTCATAGATTGGAACCTGGGCTGGGTCGAGTCAGGGACGGCCCATATTCCCTCATTCCTGCTACCCTTCTCGCCTAAGCGTATTTCTACCTTCAGTCTGGACAGCTCTCTCTCATAGTACTCCAATAGGGATAGAAACTCCTTTTTCCACGGGTCCTTTATCCAGTTAAGTTGACCCCCTAACTTGTCCTCTTGCTCAAGTAAGGTCACCCTAAAGCCCCTTATTGCAAGTACTCTAGACGCCTCAAGTCCCATTAGGCCACCTCCTACGACTGTTACCCTGCCCGACCCTGGTCTCAGCGGCAAGACCTCCCAGCCCAACTCTGGGTTTATATCACATCTAACCTCCCTAGAAGCGAACCCCCTGCACGACTGGTTGCACCTTATACAGAACCTAACTGGTTCTCCCCTAACGCTCCTTGGTAGCCAATCCGGATCTGCTAGCAATTGCCTCCCCAAGACCACAGCGTCTGCAACCTCGAGAGCCTCTTCAGCCTCCTTTAGTGTGATTATGGAACCGGCTAACATCACCGGAATGGAAGGTCTCTTGAACTGCTTAGCGTATTCCAAAAACGCTGGTCTCCTCCAATACATTGGCATGGATGCTCCCAAAGGACCATCTCTACCAGCAGATAGATGGACGTAGTCTAACTTGTTCTGGACTCTTCCCACTATCTTTGACACCAACTCAGGGTTAAGTCCTTCGTCATCAAACTCCGTGACGCTTATCCTCAGACCCACTGGGATGGAGACGTTCCTTCTAACTTCAGTCAGCAGTTCCTCCAGGAAAGCCACTCCGTCTGAGTACTTGTCCTTCCTCTTATTGGTAGCTGGAGAGAGGAACTGAGCTACTAGGTATCCGTGAGCGCCGTGAATTTCTATACCGTCGAATCCTGCCCTTTCCGCCCTCTCAGAGGCTCTAGCGAAATCGTTAATGACCCTGTTTATGTCGTCCTGAGTCATTTCCTTCACAGGATCTAGTATGGGTATAGGTGACGGAGCTATGGGTGAATTCCCCCAGATTAGGTTTGACCTAGTTTTCCTACCGACGTGGACCAACTGGACGAATATCTTTGAACCCCTACCGTGGATTGCATCCGTGAGCCTTGAAAACTTGGGAAGCAGCTCGTCATCGTAAAGGCCCATCTCGTTAGGGGAACCCCTCGCGTCACGCTTATTTACGTAGGTGTACTCCGTGATTATGAGGCCAGCTGAAGATGTCCTTCTAGAGAGGTAGGCAATGTGCTCGTCTGTAGGATACCCCTGTGGAGTAGCAAGGTTCGATATCATGGGGGACATGACGACCCTGTTCCTTATCT belongs to Metallosphaera tengchongensis and includes:
- a CDS encoding NAD(P)-binding protein — encoded protein: MYLMKLLEPFQIKDVEIRNRVVMSPMISNLATPQGYPTDEHIAYLSRRTSSAGLIITEYTYVNKRDARGSPNEMGLYDDELLPKFSRLTDAIHGRGSKIFVQLVHVGRKTRSNLIWGNSPIAPSPIPILDPVKEMTQDDINRVINDFARASERAERAGFDGIEIHGAHGYLVAQFLSPATNKRKDKYSDGVAFLEELLTEVRRNVSIPVGLRISVTEFDDEGLNPELVSKIVGRVQNKLDYVHLSAGRDGPLGASMPMYWRRPAFLEYAKQFKRPSIPVMLAGSIITLKEAEEALEVADAVVLGRQLLADPDWLPRSVRGEPVRFCIRCNQSCRGFASREVRCDINPELGWEVLPLRPGSGRVTVVGGGLMGLEASRVLAIRGFRVTLLEQEDKLGGQLNWIKDPWKKEFLSLLEYYERELSRLKVEIRLGEKGSRNEGIWAVPDSTQPRFQSMSGKEILIDSNLFAYHDYAFAWSESNKVAITERSLRGLDRTRKHLLQEAYKERGIQVVEDGRGQVEIRDFRRTQPTIGMAVARGYFMALDYSP